A single window of Providencia alcalifaciens DNA harbors:
- a CDS encoding glycosyltransferase, which translates to MNQSNLAPVVLFVYGRPIHTQRTIDALLQNPESKDTDLIVYSDGPKQHNDTEKVESVREVIKKTLGFKSINLIERTENLGLAANIIDGVTKVCEEYGKVIVLEDDIETSSTFLEYMNNALCFYQNESRIISISGYSYPITIPDNYKDDFYFLRIPLCWGWATWNDRWKLFNKSDATINKIQPEEIVYVNFNNTLDFYSQATDNMSGKLNTWFIFWYLSSFINKKLSVFPTKSLVTNIGNDGTGENCGDDERHLNISYNFHIKLTHKEVVENNEIIKNHENLFKSFKLSFYQKIIKKLRKIAHGIIR; encoded by the coding sequence ATGAATCAATCTAACTTGGCTCCCGTTGTATTATTTGTTTATGGACGCCCTATTCATACACAACGAACTATCGATGCTTTATTGCAAAATCCAGAATCAAAGGATACTGATTTAATCGTTTATTCTGACGGACCAAAGCAACATAACGATACAGAAAAAGTAGAGTCCGTCAGAGAAGTAATTAAAAAAACATTAGGATTTAAAAGTATTAATTTAATAGAACGAACTGAAAATCTTGGTTTAGCTGCAAATATTATTGATGGTGTAACAAAAGTCTGTGAAGAATATGGAAAAGTGATTGTATTGGAAGATGATATCGAAACATCATCTACATTTTTAGAGTATATGAATAATGCTCTATGTTTTTATCAAAATGAATCTCGCATTATTAGCATTTCAGGTTACAGCTATCCTATAACTATTCCAGACAACTATAAAGATGACTTTTATTTCCTGCGAATTCCATTATGCTGGGGGTGGGCCACGTGGAATGACAGATGGAAATTATTTAATAAAAGTGACGCGACTATCAATAAGATACAACCTGAAGAAATAGTATATGTTAACTTTAATAATACTCTAGATTTTTATAGCCAGGCCACTGATAACATGAGTGGAAAATTAAATACATGGTTTATATTTTGGTATTTATCTTCCTTTATTAATAAAAAACTATCTGTTTTTCCAACCAAGAGCCTAGTAACTAATATTGGAAATGATGGTACTGGAGAAAACTGCGGTGATGATGAAAGACATTTAAATATTTCATATAACTTTCATATAAAATTAACTCATAAGGAAGTAGTCGAAAATAATGAAATCATCAAGAATCATGAAAATCTTTTTAAATCATTCAAATTATCTTTTTATCAAAAAATAATTAAAAAATTAAGAAAAATAGCACATGGGATTATTAGATAG
- a CDS encoding CatB-related O-acetyltransferase, giving the protein MGLLDRLCWLTRAHTLRKKHDGFYASIKSYASSDCKFSNNVRLYGKTQLGNVQVGSHTYFAGTISSNAVIGKYCSIGPNTRIGGLGLHPTNYISTHPIFYSTKKQSGKTFVKIDHFIEYKETIIGNDVWIGVNCVILDGIKVGNGVIIAAGSIVTQDIPDYAIVGGVPARIIKYRYSESEILLLNRLKWWNLSDIELNEMQQDFRDNNITSISKKISD; this is encoded by the coding sequence ATGGGATTATTAGATAGGCTTTGCTGGCTTACCAGAGCACATACTCTGAGGAAAAAACATGATGGCTTTTATGCCAGTATAAAATCATATGCTTCCTCAGATTGTAAATTCTCCAACAATGTTAGACTATATGGTAAAACACAATTAGGAAATGTACAGGTTGGCTCTCATACTTATTTTGCAGGAACGATTTCAAGTAATGCAGTTATAGGAAAATATTGTAGTATAGGTCCAAATACACGGATTGGAGGGCTTGGGCTACATCCAACCAACTATATCAGTACACATCCAATATTTTATTCAACAAAGAAACAATCAGGAAAAACATTCGTAAAAATAGATCATTTTATCGAGTATAAAGAAACCATTATAGGTAATGATGTTTGGATTGGTGTTAACTGTGTTATTTTAGATGGCATCAAAGTGGGGAATGGCGTAATTATTGCTGCAGGTTCAATCGTAACGCAAGATATACCTGACTATGCCATTGTAGGTGGTGTGCCAGCAAGAATAATAAAATATCGCTATTCTGAGTCAGAAATTTTACTACTCAATCGTTTGAAATGGTGGAATTTATCTGACATTGAATTAAATGAAATGCAGCAAGACTTTAGAGATAATAATATTACTTCCATCTCTAAAAAAATTAGCGATTAA
- a CDS encoding O-antigen ligase family protein, with amino-acid sequence MEKTYKDNPPLNPKYLYLYYLVFFFSGFNSLIIFLILASFTFIVNINIFLKTKINHQILFSILIFCTYILITFFIGHDRFYISNPLNPMLVILANSIFLCMILFTVNDAKKKQLITMYIIGLAAQSLFIVIYNYIQGGNYGYGNLLNPFTGNRMNSPSISNSLALSLSLALYYVFNSKKIIRLTSIFFTILILACGIYLSGRTFFFLSLIALTALLVKNLRVKNIAYFLLLVILASLAIIYLLPENLSKHLEFTLSRLHEGIESNRFKHYYYGITTLPDYPFGGFTIDFSIENTLWFHNIFLDTARVAGWIPMFLLILFTIMSLARYFKIRKDNSAFFGFYVFLITFIIMQQDVVLEGEYRILIIFFISSLMFIPSPKNKTC; translated from the coding sequence ATGGAAAAAACATACAAAGATAATCCACCTTTAAATCCAAAATATCTATACCTCTATTATTTAGTGTTTTTCTTCTCTGGTTTTAATAGCTTAATTATCTTTTTAATATTAGCCTCCTTTACATTTATAGTAAATATAAACATATTTCTCAAAACGAAAATAAACCATCAAATACTATTTAGTATATTAATATTTTGCACATATATTTTGATTACATTTTTTATTGGCCATGATAGATTTTATATATCTAACCCATTAAATCCCATGCTAGTTATTTTAGCGAACTCTATTTTCCTTTGCATGATTTTATTTACTGTAAATGATGCTAAAAAGAAGCAATTGATAACTATGTATATAATAGGATTAGCAGCTCAATCACTCTTCATTGTTATCTATAATTATATTCAAGGTGGAAATTATGGATACGGTAATTTATTAAATCCATTCACTGGAAATAGAATGAACTCTCCTTCTATTAGTAATAGTTTAGCACTTTCTCTTTCACTAGCTCTCTATTATGTATTCAACTCAAAAAAAATCATTAGACTTACTTCTATATTTTTTACAATCTTAATTCTTGCATGTGGAATTTATCTTTCTGGAAGAACCTTTTTCTTTCTTTCATTAATAGCACTAACAGCTCTTCTAGTTAAGAATTTAAGAGTGAAAAACATAGCCTATTTTTTACTCTTAGTTATATTAGCCAGCCTAGCAATTATATACTTACTACCAGAAAACCTTAGTAAGCATCTTGAATTTACATTATCACGACTACATGAAGGAATAGAAAGTAATAGATTTAAGCATTATTATTATGGAATTACAACTTTACCTGACTATCCTTTCGGAGGATTCACCATTGATTTTTCTATCGAAAATACATTGTGGTTTCATAATATATTCCTTGATACTGCAAGAGTTGCAGGCTGGATACCGATGTTTTTATTAATATTATTCACCATTATGTCTTTAGCTCGATATTTTAAAATAAGAAAAGATAACTCAGCATTTTTTGGATTTTATGTTTTTCTTATAACTTTTATTATCATGCAGCAAGATGTTGTTCTAGAAGGGGAATATCGAATCCTAATCATATTCTTCATCTCGAGTCTTATGTTTATCCCTTCCCCTAAAAACAAAACTTGTTAA
- a CDS encoding glycosyltransferase, which translates to MKITIITINYNNTHGLEKTIKSVIQQTAIINSDFEYIIIDGASTDNSLEVISKYGINYISEPDHGISDAFNKGIRLASGKYILMLNAGDELFENNTISKVLSYIDKDECELYYGDVINSETHQFVGRKTQYTYPDTIPHQGAFVKNKHCNELMYSTKFKIRMDYDFFSRLIKRKIKIKKLPFTIAKYEDGGVSMNIKNRVTFYLEAIKIDFRDKNISIAFNIFRYTYHKIRGLF; encoded by the coding sequence ATGAAAATAACTATCATTACTATAAATTATAATAATACCCACGGATTAGAAAAAACAATAAAAAGCGTTATCCAGCAAACTGCTATTATAAATAGTGACTTTGAATACATAATTATAGATGGGGCATCAACTGATAACTCTCTAGAAGTCATATCTAAATATGGCATCAATTACATATCTGAACCTGACCATGGAATAAGTGATGCTTTTAATAAAGGAATAAGATTAGCCTCGGGAAAATATATTCTCATGCTAAACGCTGGGGATGAATTATTCGAAAATAACACTATTAGCAAGGTACTATCTTACATAGATAAAGATGAGTGTGAGTTGTATTATGGAGACGTTATCAATAGTGAAACCCATCAATTTGTTGGCCGAAAGACACAATATACATACCCAGATACCATTCCTCACCAAGGTGCTTTTGTTAAAAACAAGCATTGTAATGAATTAATGTATTCCACAAAATTCAAAATACGAATGGATTATGATTTCTTCTCACGCTTAATAAAAAGGAAAATAAAAATAAAAAAACTACCTTTTACTATAGCAAAGTATGAGGATGGTGGTGTATCTATGAATATAAAAAACCGCGTAACGTTTTATTTAGAGGCAATAAAAATTGACTTTAGAGATAAAAACATTTCAATTGCTTTCAATATTTTTCGCTATACATATCATAAAATAAGAGGTTTATTCTGA
- a CDS encoding DUF6492 family protein, with protein MEEQFEVVLVVAGDDLYKLNIVCDNLVKNSNPSKISIITNDIEKAKEIIGGQQEIKIIDEKTILKPFNNEQQSKYSIAGFPKRYFWYYQQFLKMAYSYYCESQYYLIWDADTVLTKSIDFFKEGIPIYTQGKEPLHPEYKSTFNNLFSQPYLSKNSFIAQHMIIDKDIMQEIINKLGGINSFQDTIIDSLCGKTQSQFSEYETYFNYILALNKPHLILKRNWFRYGAALVGFNPKDKDISKLSKHYDYVAFEKFDVGFLKKIRAKLVHFLSIWNR; from the coding sequence ATGGAAGAACAGTTTGAGGTTGTTTTAGTCGTTGCAGGTGATGATTTATATAAATTAAATATTGTCTGTGATAACTTAGTAAAGAATTCAAACCCATCAAAAATCAGCATAATTACGAATGATATTGAAAAAGCAAAAGAAATAATAGGTGGACAACAAGAAATAAAAATAATAGATGAAAAAACCATATTAAAACCATTTAATAACGAGCAACAGTCAAAATACAGCATTGCTGGTTTTCCCAAAAGGTATTTTTGGTATTACCAACAGTTCTTAAAGATGGCTTACTCCTATTACTGTGAAAGTCAATACTACTTAATTTGGGATGCAGATACTGTACTAACTAAAAGTATAGATTTTTTCAAGGAAGGTATCCCAATCTATACCCAAGGTAAAGAGCCTTTACATCCTGAATATAAGAGCACGTTTAATAACCTTTTCTCACAACCATATTTATCTAAAAATTCATTCATAGCTCAGCACATGATCATTGATAAAGACATAATGCAAGAGATCATTAACAAATTAGGCGGCATTAACTCTTTTCAAGACACAATCATTGATAGTCTATGTGGTAAAACACAAAGTCAATTTAGTGAGTATGAAACTTACTTTAACTATATCTTAGCTCTTAATAAACCACACCTTATTCTGAAGAGAAATTGGTTTCGTTATGGTGCAGCTCTTGTTGGATTTAATCCAAAAGATAAGGATATATCTAAATTATCTAAACATTATGATTACGTTGCTTTTGAAAAATTTGACGTTGGTTTTTTAAAAAAAATTAGAGCAAAATTAGTACACTTCCTCTCTATCTGGAATAGATAA